One window of Saccharomyces kudriavzevii IFO 1802 strain IFO1802 genome assembly, chromosome: 10 genomic DNA carries:
- the TOK1 gene encoding Tok1p (similar to Saccharomyces cerevisiae TOK1 (YJL093C); ancestral locus Anc_1.273), whose product MLMDSFVIKRQEYGSMERVSQENSARAVKPHPKPKVKGTGDAVADELKDALRFRDERVSIINAEPSSSLFVFWFVVSCYFPVITACLGPVANTISIACVVEKWRSVRNNSVVMNPHSNDTDALMNQVKTVFDPPGVFAVNIVSLILGFTSNIVLMLHFSKKLTYLKSQLINITGWTLAGGMLLVDVVVCSLVDMPNSYSKTIGFWFACISSGLYLVCTIILTTHFIGYKLQKYPPTFNLLPNERSIMAFTVLLSIWLIWGAGMFSALLHITYGNALYFCTVSLLTIGLGDILPKSVGAKIMVLIFSLSGVVLMGLIVFMTRSIIQKSSGPIFFFHRVENGRTKAWKHYMDGDKISSEREAFDLMKHVRRTASRKQHWFSLSMTVAIFMGFWLLGALVFKFAENWSYFNSIYFCFLCLLTIGYGDYAPKTGAGRAFFVIWALGAVPLMGAILSTVGDLLFDISTSLDIKIGDSFNNKIRSIVFNGRQRALSFMVNTGEIFEASDTSEGGPEETSTSSQSSQIRGDSDETPEENHSGVTSPPASPQGSLSMLSKVSSAKGILPPEYVSSAGYESEGSGICNLRNLQELLKAVKKLHRICLADKDYKLSFSDWSYIHQLHLRNATDVNEYAMGPEFWISPDTPLRFPLNEPHFAFMTLFKNIEELVGNLVEDEELYKAITKRKFLREHRKTL is encoded by the coding sequence atgtTGATGGATAGCTTCGTCATAAAGAGACAGGAATATGGTAGTATGGAGAGAGTGAGTCAAGAGAACTCAGCTCGAGCTGTTAAACCACATCCGAAGCCCAAAGTGAAAGGCACTGGGGATGCTGTTGCGGACGAGCTAAAGGACGCGCTGCGATTTCGAGATGAAAGAGTTAGCATCATTAATGCAGagccttcttcatccttaTTCGTCTTTTGGTTTGTGGTCTCGTGCTATTTCCCCGTAATAACTGCCTGTTTGGGTCCCGTGGCTAATACCATCTCAATAGCCTGTGTGGTAGAAAAATGGAGATCCGTCAGGAACAACTCAGTGGTGATGAACCCGCACAGTAACGATACTGACGCCTTGATGAATCAAGTAAAAACTGTTTTTGACCCTCCCGGTGTTTTTGCCGTCAATATTGTGTCTCTAATATTGGGTTTTACGTCGAATATTGTCCTGATGCTTCATTTTAGCAAAAAACTGACGTACCTTAAGTCTCAGTTAATTAACATCACTGGTTGGACACTAGCTGGTGGGATGCTTTTGGTGGACGTGGTTGTTTGTTCTTTGGTTGACATGCCCAATAGTTACAGCAAAACCATCGGGTTCTGGTTTGCCTGCATCAGTTCCGGTCTATATCTCGTATGCACTATCATTTTGACAACACATTTTATTGGTTATaaattacaaaaatatcCTCCAACATTCAATCTTTTACCCAATGAGAGAAGTATCATGGCATTCACTGTACTACTGTCTATATGGTTGATTTGGGGCGCAGGCATGTTTAGCGCTCTGTTACACATCACGTACGGGAATGCACTTTATTTCTGTACGGTATCATTATTGACTATAGGACTAGGTGACATCTTACCTAAATCAGTTGGTGCTAAAATCATGGTTTTGATCTTTTCGCTATCGGGAGTTGTCTTAATGGGTTTGATAGTGTTTATGACAAGATccatcattcaaaaatcgTCTGGAcctattttcttttttcacagAGTTGAAAATGGAAGGACGAAAGCTTGGAAACATTATATGGATGGCgataaaatttcatctGAAAGGGAAGCGtttgatttgatgaaaCACGTTCGCAGAACAGCATCGAGGAAGCAGCATTGGTTTTCGCTGTCAATGACAGTAGCAATATTTATGGGGTTTTGGTTATTGGGAGCCCTTGTATTTAAGTTCGCAGAGAATTGGTCATATTTTAAtagtatttatttttgtttcttatGCTTGTTGACTATTGGATACGGTGATTATGCTCCCAAAACTGGCGCAGGCCGTGCATTCTTCGTTATCTGGGCTTTGGGCGCTGTGCCATTAATGGGTGCTATATTATCCACAGTGGGTGATCTACTGTTTGACATATCTACCTCTCTAGATATCAAGATCGGTGACTCATTTAATAACAAGATTAGGTCCATTGTCTTTAATGGACGCCAAAGAGCGTTATCCTTTATGGTGAACACTGgtgaaatatttgaagcATCTGATACAAGTGAAGGTGGCCCCGAGGAGACGTCGACGAGCTCACAGTCGAGTCAAATTCGTGGGGACAGTGATGAAACGcctgaagaaaatcacTCTGGGGTAACATCCCCTCCAGCAAGCCCACAAGGATCTCTCTCTATGTTATCAAAAGTATCCAGTGCCAAAGGGATACTTCCACCAGAGTATGTTTCTTCCGCTGGATACGAATCAGAAGGCTCTGGAATCTGTAACCTAAGGAATCTGCAAGAGCTACTCAAAgctgtaaaaaaattgcatcGCATATGTCTGGCGGATAAAGACTACAAACTTAGCTTTTCCGATTGGTCCTACATTCACCAACTGCATTTGAGAAACGCTACTGACGTTAACGAATATGCGATGGGTCCAGAGTTCTGGATATCACCCGATACACCTCTTAGGTTCCCTTTGAACGAACCTCACTTTGCTTTCATGACGCTTTTTAAAAACATAGAAGAGTTAGTCGGCAATCTGGTTGAGGACGAGGAACTATACAAAGCTATAAccaagagaaaatttttgcGTGAGCATAGAAAAACACTTTGA
- the SRS2 gene encoding DNA helicase SRS2 (similar to Saccharomyces cerevisiae SRS2 (YJL092W); ancestral locus Anc_1.274): MSSNNELLLHLVSQLNAQQRAAALFDCTKGLQVIAGPGTGKTKVLTSRVAYLILHHHIAPRDIIVTTFTNKAANEMKERLQEMLRDTDVNASELLIGTFHSICLKILYRFGHLVDLQKEWRIIDEKEIDIILDDMIEKVPDQIRDYASSITRKVNLCMPKKNGDEWSIHPKLIKKQISRLKSNAILPEEYILDSNHDAALAYFYQIYQSELSKKNTLDFDDLLMYTFRLLTRERVLSNIKHVLVDEFQDTNGIQLDLMFLFAKGNHHLSRGMTIVGDPDQSIYAFRNALAHNFLEMGRKCPIEYSTIVLVENYRSSQKILNTSEILITQQNKGRQNRAPLRAQFDLDFPPVYTNFPAYFLEAPSLVRELLYLKALPNLFTFNDFAILVRQRRQIKRIESALIEHRIPYKIIRGHTFWDSKETRAMLNLLKLIFSPNDKHAILASLLYPARGLGPTTGEKIKSALDTLATEVSCFRILKDISDKKIMLDIPTKGRSVIADFISMIETCQLLLKGTLLGGLTDLFDKLYELSGLKYEYLYKDGKKKTAQLEKSEPNLLNVRHKNIELLKNYFLALLNKSKSSHKEKSESRNETTDGDDPVDDKGISPKEYLRNFFNSLSLHSDAADEEESKSNKSARANREKNGFVTISTIHGAKGLEWPVVFIPGCEEGIIPCVFNDDKKDESEEDEEEDSDNIKKSTSPKKSRVLSVEDSIDEERRMFFVAQTRAKYLLYLSNTTTVEDVDRPRIASRFLTTDLVKAMSDSQKLFESTDSIEKLYRILNKKPPAQDNDFFSLDQLRKDYDQFIGNRRERMIWQGIQMNDIYGIQLSRNKLSASVNDFTSAADQLRLEMDNSMSPQRKLNPRPSPSRSSGNYAPRNKLKSPEKRYAPETISYVSPVKKRLYAPRYDITNGVPSRQEFHSATGKNITYLKRENGSITDISPKSSTRSLRGASPSRTSYISDDGQSPTRPLKKKIASNVHVPIAGVFRVESHPNNNEQCTRYFDKSGHSLTSSGSFNVSSRSSNFDQSKNLIQDIRNELDLSDDELLNDISIERRREIIHSQITKKGKSRSRVRKSKAGGEIKIEEVIDSKSEFEEDDSRNTTAAELLHNPDDTRVDNRPIISNAKFLADAAMKKTQKLSKKVKDEPASSQMDIFSQLTRAKKKSKLNNGEIIVID; encoded by the coding sequence ATGTCGTCAAATAATGAACTTTTGTTGCATTTAGTATCCCAATTAAATGCGCAACAGCGAGCGGCGGCACTCTTTGACTGTACAAAAGGTCTACAAGTTATAGCCGGCCCCGGTACAGGGAAGACTAAAGTTTTAACTTCTAGAGTAGCCTATCTTATTCTGCACCACCACATCGCTCCTCGTGATATTATAGTGACCACTTTTACCAACAAAGCTGCTAACGAGATGAAAGAGCGTCTGCAGGAAATGTTACGCGATACAGATGTCAATGCGTCGGAGCTTCTAATTGGCACTTTCCATAGTATCTGCCTGAAGATACTGTATAGGTTTGGACACTTGGTAGACCTACAGAAGGAGTGGAGAatcattgatgaaaaggaaatagaTATAATTTTGGATGATATGATAGAAAAAGTTCCCGATCAAATAAGAGACTATGCCTCCTCCATCACGAGGAAAGTAAATTTATGTATGCCGAAGAAGAATGGTGATGAATGGAGCATTCATCCAAAACTTATtaagaaacaaatttcaagaCTCAAATCAAATGCAATACTACCTGAAGAATACATTCTAGACTCGAACCATGACGCTGCATTGGCCTATTTTTACCAAATCTATCAATCAGAACTGAGCAAGAAGAATACTTTAGACTTTGATGACTTGTTGATGTACACGTTCCGTTTGCTGACTAGAGAGCGTGTTTTATCAAACATAAAGCATGTTTTGgttgatgaatttcaaGACACTAATGGTATCCAATTAGACTTAATGTTTCTTTTCGCAAAAGGAAACCATCATCTTTCGAGAGGTATGACCATTGTGGGTGATCCCGATCAAAGCATATATGCCTTCCGAAACGCTCTGGCCCATAATTTCTTAGAAATGGGTAGGAAGTGCCCCATCGAGTATTCAACTATTGTACTCGTAGAAAATTATCGTTCCTCCCAGAAGATTTTAAACACAAGTGAAATCTTGATAACGCAACAGAACAAAGGCCGTCAGAATAGGGCTCCACTTCGTGCCCAATTCGATCTGGATTTCCCACCAGTCTATACGAATTTTCCCGCTTATTTTTTGGAGGCACCTTCCTTAGTTCGAGAACTACTATATCTGAAGGCCTTACCAAACTTGTTTACGTTTAATGACTTTGCGATTCTAGTAAGGCAACGAAGGCAAATTAAGAGAATCGAAAGTGCATTAATAGAACACCGAATACCCTATAAGATCATAAGAGGTCACACCTTTTGGgattcaaaagaaacaagagCCATGTTGAATTTGCTAAAACTGATATTTTCTCCCAACGATAAACACGCAATTTTGGCTTCACTTTTGTACCCAGCAAGAGGCCTCGGTCCTACTACTGGTGAAAAGATCAAAAGCGCCTTAGATACACTGGCCACGGAGGTGTCATGTTTTCGAATATTAAAAGACATCagtgataaaaaaataatgctGGATATACCGACAAAGGGTCGTTCTGTTATAGCAGATTTCATTTCAATGATTGAAACCTGTCAGTTGCTGTTAAAAGGTACTCTATTAGGGGGTCTCACTGATCTATTTGATAAACTGTATGAATTGTCAGGTTTGAAGTACGAATACTTATACAAGgatggtaaaaaaaaaacggcacaacttgaaaaatccGAGCCTAATTTATTGAATGTGAGGCATAAGAATATTGagcttttgaagaattatttCTTAGCTCTTCTTAACAAGTCAAAATCCTCAcataaggaaaaaagtgaaagtAGGAATGAAACAACAGATGGTGACGACCCAGTAGACGATAAAGGTATTAGTCCAAAGGAATATCTCcgtaattttttcaactcaCTGTCTCTTCACTCGGATGCtgctgatgaagaagagtcGAAGTCCAATAAAAGTGCCAGGGCGAatcgtgaaaaaaatggcttTGTCACAATATCTACAATCCACGGCGCTAAAGGCCTTGAATGGCCAGTAGTTTTTATTCCTGGATGCGAAGAAGGGATCATTCCTTGCGTGTTCAACGACGATAAAAAAGACGAATCGGAAGAAGACGAGGAGGAGGACTCAGacaatattaaaaaaagtacGAGCCCAAAAAAGAGTAGAGTTTTATCTGTGGAGGATTCTATAGATGAAGAGAGGAGAATGTTTTTCGTCGCACAAACCCGTGCCAAATATCTTTTGTACTTGTCAAACACTACAACAGTAGAGGATGTCGATAGGCCACGCATAGCAAGCCGGTTTCTGACTACCGATTTAGTAAAAGCCATGTCCGATAgtcaaaaattatttgagAGTACAGATAGTATCGAAAAGTTATATCgtattttgaacaaaaaacCACCGGCCCAAGAtaatgatttcttttccctcGATCAGTTACGCAAAGACTATGACCAATTCATTGGGAACAGAAGGGAAAGAATGATTTGGCAAGGAATACAAATGAATGATATCTATGGGATACAATTGTCTAGAAATAAACTATCAGCCTCTGTGAACGATTTCACATCAGCTGCAGACCAGTTGCGGCTAGAAATGGACAACTCTATGTCGCCACAAAGGAAACTTAATCCAAGACCATCACCTAGCAGATCCAGTGGAAATTACGCTCCGAGAAATAAACTTAAGAGTCCAGAAAAAAGATACGCTCCAGAAACTATATCATATGTTTCTCCAGTCAAGAAGAGGTTATACGCACCTCGATACGATATAACGAACGGCGTGCCTAGTCGGCAAGAGTTTCATTCTGCTACTGGGAAGAACATTAcctatttgaaaagagagaacGGGTCAATTACAGACATCTCTCCAAAATCATCAACAAGATCGCTAAGAGGAGCATCACCAAGTAGAACGAGCTATATTTCAGATGATGGACAATCACCGACAAGGcccttgaagaaaaaaatcgcTAGTAATGTTCATGTTCCAATTGCAGGCGTTTTTAGAGTGGAATCCCATCCGAATAATAACGAACAGTGCACAAGATACTTCGATAAATCAGGCCATTCGCTTACCTCAAGCGGATCTTTCAACGTCTCCAGCAGAAGTAGTAACTTCGATCAGTCAAAAAACCTGATACAAGATATCAGGAACGAATTGGATTTATCCGATGATGAGTTGTTGAACGATATATCAATAGAGAGGAGAAGAGAGATTATACATTCACAAATCacaaagaaaggaaagtCAAGATCTCGTGTTAGAAAATCCAAAGCAGGCGGCGAAATAAAGATTGAGGAAGTGATAGATTCAAAGAGTGAGTTTGAGGAGGATGATAGCAGAAACACAACTGCAGCCGAGTTATTACATAATCCAGATGACACCAGAGTAGACAACCGTCCAATTATCTCGAACGCTAAATTTCTGGCCGATGCAGCAATGAAAAAGACGCAGAAACTTTCTAAAAAGGTTAAAGATGAACCTGCATCAAGTCAAATGGATATATTTTCTCAGCTGACGCgagcaaaaaagaaatcgaaattgaataatggTGAAATTATAGTTATCGATTAA